The following nucleotide sequence is from Candidatus Obscuribacterales bacterium.
TCTTCATCCTCCGCGTCTAGCTCGGCTTGACGAGCCTGACGAGCCTCCAGCAGTTCTTGCATTTTCAAATTTTCGGCATCGTAGTCATAGCGAGCCGTGTCTTTGATGTCAATTTTCCAGCCGGTAAGCCGGGCTGCTAAGCGGACATTTTGTCCCTCTTTGCCAATGGCAAGGCTGAGCTGATCCTCCGGAACTAGGACATGGGCCTGGCGATCTTCCGAGTTCATTAGCCGCACTTCATCGACCCGAGCTGGGCTGAGGGCATTGGCAATATAGGTAGCGGGATCGGGAGACCAGCGGATCACGTCGATTTTCTCGCCCCGTAGTTCATTGACCACCACCTGAATGCGAGAGCCCCGAGCCCCAATGCAGGCTCCCACAGGATCCACATCTCGCTCTAGGGTGTCTACCGCAATTTTGGTGCGAGGACCCACCGATCGCGATGGCGGTGTCGCTTCTCGGGCCACGGCCACAATCCGCACCACTTCATCTTCAATTTCGGGCACTTCGTTGGCAAAGAGGTAAACCACCAGACCCGCATCTGCGCGGGATACCAAAAGCTGGGGGCCGCGATGTGACCCTTCCGACACCCGCTTGAGGTACACCTTGAAGGTTGCATTGGCGCGATAGTTATCGTTGGGGAGTTGATCGCGCTTCAGCAGTTCAGCTTCCACATCGGGCTGCCCGAAGCCGCTGTTGACGGCCATGATCACCGACTGCCGTTCAAACCTCAGTACCCTGGCTTGCAGGACGGTGCCTTCTAGATCTTTAAATTCATCTTGAACAAGCTTGCGCTGCTGATCCCGCAGCTTTTGGGCTAGCACCTGCTTGGTTTGAATAGCGGCCATGCGCCCAAACTCCCCTTGCTCCGGGGTCACATCAAGCACTACCGTATCGCCAAGCTGAGCTTCAGCCGCTACTTCTTGTACCTCTTGCAGGGCGATTTGATGATCGGGGTTGGATACGGCTTCGGCAATGGTCTTGGTGGCTAATACTCGAAATCCTTCTTCTTCGATATCGAGCTCTACCTCGAAATTATTGAAGTACTCTTCATCAAAATGAGCATCATCCGGACGATTGGTGCGGCGATAGCGTTCATACCCTTTCAGCAAGGCTTCACGCAGAGCTGTTTGCACGGCGTGCTTGGGTAGGTTGCGCTCCCGACTGATGCTATCAATCATCTCCTGTAGTCCAGGAAGATTGACCATAGACATAGATATAGCCTCCGGTATTCAGGGGTGAGTAGGACGAGAAAGACAGGGTCGATGGGGTGGGCGATCGCCCTTCATAAGAACATGACTAGGGATTGAGGACTGGAGAATCACGGCTTATTCACTGCCTGCATCGCTGAGTTGAACGGTTTGCACGAGGTGGCGAGGAATCGCGATCGCCCGTCCCTTTTGGTTAATGTGAATACACTCCTCGTCTCGTTCAATCAGATTGCCTGAAAAACTTTTGTGTCCTTTATAGGCTTCGGTCAACATTAGGCAAACCGGAAACCCTTTAAAGGAGATGAACTCGCGATCGGTGGTTAGCGATCGCGAAATGCCTGGACTGGAAACCTCCAAAACGTAGGCATCGGGAATTAATTCAGAGGCATCTAAGCTCGCTTCAACGGCCCGGCTCATGCGTTCACAATCATCTAAGCTGGTGTCTTGGGATAGGTTGCGAATATCCAGGCGCAGCACCGGTGGACTTTGATTGGTGTAAAACACCGCAGTGACCAACTCTAGCCCGAGGGAGTCTGCGATCGGAATCGCCAAGTCGAGGATGTGTGGAGTGAGGGGATGCGTCATCGTAACGGCAAAAACCAATAGAAAACCAGCGAATCATGAGCGGGGTCGTCCTAGACTCTAGATCACATCGTCGGCAAAGGCGTTCTATAGCTATAGGTGCCTTGCCTCCCCAAAAGGTGATGTGTCAGATTTAGCCATGCCCCATGCCTAGGCTTAACACAACAG
It contains:
- the nusA gene encoding transcription termination factor NusA, producing the protein MSMVNLPGLQEMIDSISRERNLPKHAVQTALREALLKGYERYRRTNRPDDAHFDEEYFNNFEVELDIEEEGFRVLATKTIAEAVSNPDHQIALQEVQEVAAEAQLGDTVVLDVTPEQGEFGRMAAIQTKQVLAQKLRDQQRKLVQDEFKDLEGTVLQARVLRFERQSVIMAVNSGFGQPDVEAELLKRDQLPNDNYRANATFKVYLKRVSEGSHRGPQLLVSRADAGLVVYLFANEVPEIEDEVVRIVAVAREATPPSRSVGPRTKIAVDTLERDVDPVGACIGARGSRIQVVVNELRGEKIDVIRWSPDPATYIANALSPARVDEVRLMNSEDRQAHVLVPEDQLSLAIGKEGQNVRLAARLTGWKIDIKDTARYDYDAENLKMQELLEARQARQAELDAEDEEYEDYDDEMEEDQDSEAAIALNDASDADLDESAPAEAAADISDVENDLEDDEMAADDDADLESSRADGFGVEQASATERPQP
- the rimP gene encoding ribosome maturation factor RimP, which produces MTHPLTPHILDLAIPIADSLGLELVTAVFYTNQSPPVLRLDIRNLSQDTSLDDCERMSRAVEASLDASELIPDAYVLEVSSPGISRSLTTDREFISFKGFPVCLMLTEAYKGHKSFSGNLIERDEECIHINQKGRAIAIPRHLVQTVQLSDAGSE